One Oncorhynchus keta strain PuntledgeMale-10-30-2019 chromosome 22, Oket_V2, whole genome shotgun sequence DNA window includes the following coding sequences:
- the LOC118401390 gene encoding cold-inducible RNA-binding protein B-like isoform X2, producing MSDEGKLFVGGLSFDTNEQSLEDVFSKYGQISEVVVIKDRETQRSRGFGFVTFENPDEAKDAMLAMNGKSLDGRQIRVDQAGKSGGGGRSGGGFRGGSSGGRGGGGGYFRGGRGGGGGRGGRGFSRGGGDRGYGGGRYDNRSGGSYGSERGYYNKDRAQGGGYGDRSGGDEGGW from the exons ATGTCTGACGAAGGGAAGCTTTTTGTGGGTGGCCTCAGCTTTGACACTAACGAACAGTCATTAGAAGATGTATTCTCCAAATATGGGCAAATATCTGAAG TTGTTGTAATTAAAGACAGAGAAACTCAGAGGTCCAGGGGCTTTGGTTTCGTCACCTTCGAGAACCCAGATGAGGCCAAGGATGCTATGCTGGCCATGAACGGCAAG TCTCTTGATGGCAGACAGATCCGTGTCGACCAGGCGGGCAAATCTGGCGGTGGTGGCAGGTCCGGAGGCGGATTCCGAGGGGGCTCTTCAGGCggcagaggaggtggaggaggatacTTCCGTGGAggcagaggtggtggtggtggaagaggTGGGCGTGGCTTCTCACGAG GTGGTGGAGACCGGGGATATGGTGGTGGACGTTACGACAACAGAAGTGGAGGCTCATACGGATCAGAAAGAGGCTACTACAACAAAGACAG AGCACAAGGAGGAGGATATGGAGATCGTTCAGGAG GTGACGAGGGTGGCTGGTAG
- the LOC118401388 gene encoding cold-inducible RNA-binding protein B-like — MSDEGKLFVGGLCFDTDETSLEEAFSKYGNIAKVDVVRDRETQRSRGFGFVTFENPEDAKDAMAAMNGKSVDGRMIRVDEAGKSGGRSDRGGGGGFRGGSGGFRGGSGGFRGGRGRGGGYGGGDRSYGGDRSYGGGERSYGGERSYGGDRSYGGGGDRSYGGSYRSGGGYSSGGGSGGYREARSGGESGYGGRSGGSYRDSYDGYATHE, encoded by the exons ATGTCTGACGAAGGAAAGCTTTTTGTTGGAGGATTGTGTTTTGACACAGATGAAACTTCACTGGAAGAGGCGTTTTCCAAGTATGGCAACATTGCTAAAG TTGATGttgtaagagacagagagactcagaGGTCCAGGGGTTTTGGCTTTGTGACTTTTGAAAACCCTGAAGATGCCAAAGACGCAATGGCTGCAATGAATGGCAAG TCTGTTGATGGCAGGATGATCCGTGTGGATGAAGCTGGCAAGTCGGGAGGAAGATCTGACCGTGGTGGCGGCGGCGGCTTCAGGGGGGGTTCTGGCGGCTTCAGGGGGGGTTCTGGTGGCttcagaggaggcagaggaagag GTGGCGGCTATGGTGGAGGAGACAGAAGCTATGGTGGTGACAGAAgctatgggggaggagagagaagctatgggggagagagaagctACGGAGGTGACAGAAGTTACGGTGGTGGGGGAGACAGAAGTTATGGTGGTAGCTACAGGAGTGGTGGAGGATACTCCTCTGGGGGTGGCAGCGGAGGTTACAGAGAGGCCAG GAGTGGTGGCGAAAGTGGTTATGGTGGCCGCTCTGGGGGATCCTACAGAGACAGCTATGACGGCTATG CTACACACgagtaa
- the LOC118401390 gene encoding cold-inducible RNA-binding protein B-like isoform X3, whose translation MSDEGKLFVGGLSFDTNEQSLEDVFSKYGQISEVVVIKDRETQRSRGFGFVTFENPDEAKDAMLAMNGKSLDGRQIRVDQAGKSGGGGRSGGGFRGGSSGGRGGGGGYFRGGRGGGGGRGGGDRGYGGGRYDNRSGGSYGSERGYYNKDRAQGGGYGDRSGGDEGGW comes from the exons ATGTCTGACGAAGGGAAGCTTTTTGTGGGTGGCCTCAGCTTTGACACTAACGAACAGTCATTAGAAGATGTATTCTCCAAATATGGGCAAATATCTGAAG TTGTTGTAATTAAAGACAGAGAAACTCAGAGGTCCAGGGGCTTTGGTTTCGTCACCTTCGAGAACCCAGATGAGGCCAAGGATGCTATGCTGGCCATGAACGGCAAG TCTCTTGATGGCAGACAGATCCGTGTCGACCAGGCGGGCAAATCTGGCGGTGGTGGCAGGTCCGGAGGCGGATTCCGAGGGGGCTCTTCAGGCggcagaggaggtggaggaggatacTTCCGTGGAggcagaggtggtggtggtggaagag GTGGTGGAGACCGGGGATATGGTGGTGGACGTTACGACAACAGAAGTGGAGGCTCATACGGATCAGAAAGAGGCTACTACAACAAAGACAG AGCACAAGGAGGAGGATATGGAGATCGTTCAGGAG GTGACGAGGGTGGCTGGTAG
- the LOC118401390 gene encoding cold-inducible RNA-binding protein B-like isoform X1: MSDEGKLFVGGLSFDTNEQSLEDVFSKYGQISEVVVIKDRETQRSRGFGFVTFENPDEAKDAMLAMNGKSLDGRQIRVDQAGKSGGGGRSGGGFRGGSSGGRGGGGGYFRGGRGGGGGRGGRGFSRGGGDRGYGGGRYDNRSGGSYGSERGYYNKDRAQGGGYGDRSGGSYRDSYDSYGDEGGW; encoded by the exons ATGTCTGACGAAGGGAAGCTTTTTGTGGGTGGCCTCAGCTTTGACACTAACGAACAGTCATTAGAAGATGTATTCTCCAAATATGGGCAAATATCTGAAG TTGTTGTAATTAAAGACAGAGAAACTCAGAGGTCCAGGGGCTTTGGTTTCGTCACCTTCGAGAACCCAGATGAGGCCAAGGATGCTATGCTGGCCATGAACGGCAAG TCTCTTGATGGCAGACAGATCCGTGTCGACCAGGCGGGCAAATCTGGCGGTGGTGGCAGGTCCGGAGGCGGATTCCGAGGGGGCTCTTCAGGCggcagaggaggtggaggaggatacTTCCGTGGAggcagaggtggtggtggtggaagaggTGGGCGTGGCTTCTCACGAG GTGGTGGAGACCGGGGATATGGTGGTGGACGTTACGACAACAGAAGTGGAGGCTCATACGGATCAGAAAGAGGCTACTACAACAAAGACAG AGCACAAGGAGGAGGATATGGAGATCGTTCAGGAGGTTCGTACAGAGACAGCTACGATAGCTATG GTGACGAGGGTGGCTGGTAG